In Vibrio sp. FE10, the following are encoded in one genomic region:
- the fre gene encoding NAD(P)H-flavin reductase produces the protein MTIKCKVKSIEPLACNTYQILLHPETPVAFKAGQYLMVEMGEKDKRPFSIASSPCRHEGELELHIGAAEHNAYASEVVEAMKKAQAEDGDIAIDAPHGDAWVKEESDRPLLLIAGGTGFSYVRSILDHCIAQNSKKEIHLYWGAKDECQLYAKEELVDIAEKHSNVHFVPVVEEAPEVWHGQTGNVLEAITQSFESLADFDIYIAGRFEMAGAARDLFTQNKEAKRDHMYADAYAFI, from the coding sequence ATGACTATTAAATGTAAAGTGAAGTCTATCGAGCCATTAGCTTGTAACACTTACCAAATCCTACTTCACCCAGAAACACCAGTAGCTTTTAAAGCGGGCCAATACTTGATGGTTGAAATGGGTGAAAAAGATAAGCGTCCATTTTCGATTGCAAGCAGCCCTTGTCGCCATGAAGGCGAGCTTGAGTTACACATTGGTGCAGCGGAGCACAATGCTTACGCTTCAGAAGTTGTTGAGGCAATGAAGAAAGCGCAAGCAGAAGATGGCGACATAGCTATTGATGCTCCGCACGGTGATGCGTGGGTTAAAGAAGAAAGCGATCGTCCTCTATTACTCATTGCTGGTGGTACTGGCTTTAGCTACGTGCGTTCTATTCTCGATCACTGCATCGCGCAGAACAGTAAAAAAGAGATTCATCTATACTGGGGCGCAAAAGATGAGTGCCAGCTATACGCGAAAGAAGAGCTTGTCGACATTGCAGAAAAACACAGCAATGTACATTTTGTACCAGTAGTAGAAGAAGCGCCTGAAGTTTGGCACGGTCAAACGGGTAATGTACTTGAAGCAATCACGCAAAGTTTCGAATCATTAGCTGATTTCGATATCTACATTGCGGGTCGTTTCGAAATGGCAGGTGCTGCAAGAGACTTGTTTACTCAGAATAAAGAAGCAAAGCGTGACCATATGTACGCAGATGCTTACGCATTTATCTAA
- a CDS encoding uroporphyrinogen-III C-methyltransferase: MTSKKNNEHIEPEQKQDTQPVVVENEKAESTETKQPEQKFDASASNTAKNEQPQAEHKEQIEKAEKQGKRGVKLGAIAIAISIIFSGGIAFQMQQKSAEYSAQIADLQAQLQNTQSAVNKDLQTIKQETIQEASHAVEKTQVVQSQQQKSIQSLQLAVADVKGRRPNDWLLAEADYLVKLAGRKLFLEHDAVSATKLMESADQRIAALNDPSLVSLRQSMTNDITKLRTIPLIDRDGLVLRITSLQQQVDTLPLANAILPEAAVVEKKAVSQDINDWQNNLMTSMKDFSENFITFRSRDGEVIPLLSPEQHFYLRENIKGKLETAIRAVYKEQGDIYSAALQTANEWSKSYLNQDNNSVIEFEKAIKQLSEQNISVKYPVKLESQNELSDVIRERLRREVTVMTTEEK, translated from the coding sequence ATGACAAGCAAAAAAAATAATGAGCATATTGAACCTGAACAGAAACAAGACACTCAGCCAGTAGTTGTTGAAAACGAAAAAGCTGAATCTACAGAGACAAAACAGCCTGAACAAAAATTTGATGCTTCTGCGTCAAATACCGCTAAAAATGAACAACCTCAAGCTGAACATAAAGAGCAAATAGAGAAAGCGGAAAAGCAAGGTAAGCGCGGTGTCAAACTAGGCGCTATTGCGATCGCTATTTCTATTATTTTCAGCGGCGGCATCGCGTTTCAAATGCAGCAAAAGAGCGCTGAGTACTCAGCTCAAATCGCAGATCTTCAAGCACAACTGCAAAATACCCAATCTGCAGTAAATAAAGACCTACAAACCATCAAACAAGAGACTATCCAAGAAGCGTCGCACGCAGTGGAGAAAACTCAGGTTGTACAATCTCAACAACAGAAGAGCATTCAAAGCCTACAGTTAGCGGTTGCTGACGTTAAAGGCCGTCGACCGAATGACTGGTTGCTTGCTGAAGCCGATTACCTTGTGAAACTTGCTGGTCGTAAACTGTTCCTCGAGCATGATGCCGTTAGTGCAACCAAACTAATGGAAAGCGCCGATCAACGTATCGCCGCACTGAATGACCCAAGCTTAGTATCTCTGCGTCAATCCATGACCAATGACATTACTAAGCTTCGCACTATCCCTCTGATCGACCGTGATGGCTTAGTTCTTCGTATCACAAGCCTACAACAACAAGTCGATACTCTACCGCTTGCCAATGCGATTCTCCCAGAAGCTGCAGTTGTAGAGAAAAAAGCCGTATCGCAAGACATCAATGATTGGCAGAACAACCTGATGACGTCGATGAAAGACTTCTCCGAAAACTTCATCACCTTCCGCAGTCGTGATGGAGAAGTCATTCCTTTATTATCACCAGAGCAGCACTTCTACCTGCGTGAAAATATCAAAGGCAAACTAGAGACAGCCATTCGCGCCGTCTACAAAGAGCAAGGCGATATCTACAGTGCCGCACTGCAAACAGCTAACGAGTGGTCGAAGTCGTACCTAAACCAAGATAACAACTCAGTGATTGAGTTTGAGAAGGCAATTAAGCAGCTGAGCGAGCAGAATATTTCTGTGAAATATCCTGTAAAACTTGAGTCTCAAAATGAGTTGTCTGACGTGATTCGTGAACGCCTACGTCGTGAAGTAACCGTTATGACCACGGAGGAAAAATAA
- the ubiD gene encoding 4-hydroxy-3-polyprenylbenzoate decarboxylase, which yields MSFKDLRDFVDHLESIGQLKRISHPVDPDYEMTEISDRTLRAGGPALLFENPVGYDMPVLTNLFGTPDRVAIGMGRQEVKELREVGKLLAYLKEPEPPKGFKDAIDKLPVFKQVLNMPAKRLRKAACQQIVWQGDDVDLDKIPVMSCWADDVAPLLTWGLTVTRGPNKKRQNLGIYRQQKIGKNKIIMRWLAHRGGALDLRDWMETNPGKPFPVSVAFGADPATILGAVTPVPDTLSEYAFAGLLRGSKTEVVKSISNDLEVPASAEIVMEGYIDPNEFADEGPYGDHTGYYNEKEKHHVFTITHVTMRENPIYHSTYTGRPPDEPAVLGVALNEVFVPILQKQFPEIEDFYLPPEGCSYRMAVVTMKKQYPGHAKRVMMGVWSFLRQFMYTKFVLVCDEDVNARDWSEVTAAMCEHMDPSRDSLMIENTPIDSLDFASPVVGLGSKMGLDITKKWDAELALSPDAKSLPIDSQHIEGCLAELTETFPEIIDIHLQNDNACMVVVSIDKQAAGNGKKIIEAVWSKFDENKFVIVCDSDVNVSDWNDIIWAVTTRMDPARDTFFLKNQTGHSKMGLDATNKFEGECLREWGVPITKNPDVVKKIDSIWEQLGIS from the coding sequence ATGAGTTTTAAAGATTTACGTGATTTTGTCGACCATCTTGAAAGCATTGGTCAGTTGAAACGCATTTCTCACCCTGTCGACCCAGACTATGAAATGACCGAGATTAGCGACCGTACTCTACGTGCTGGTGGCCCGGCTCTTTTATTTGAAAACCCCGTAGGCTATGACATGCCTGTTTTGACCAATCTATTCGGTACTCCTGATCGCGTAGCCATTGGTATGGGGCGTCAAGAGGTCAAAGAGTTACGCGAAGTAGGTAAGTTGCTTGCTTACTTAAAAGAACCTGAGCCACCGAAAGGTTTTAAAGACGCTATCGATAAGCTGCCTGTGTTTAAGCAAGTCTTAAACATGCCAGCTAAGCGCCTTCGTAAGGCGGCCTGTCAGCAAATTGTATGGCAAGGCGATGACGTCGATCTTGATAAAATCCCGGTGATGAGTTGCTGGGCTGATGATGTCGCACCATTGTTAACATGGGGTTTGACCGTTACGCGTGGTCCGAACAAGAAACGCCAAAACTTAGGTATCTATCGCCAACAAAAGATTGGTAAGAATAAAATCATCATGCGTTGGTTAGCCCACCGTGGTGGCGCGCTCGATCTACGTGATTGGATGGAAACCAACCCTGGCAAGCCATTCCCTGTATCGGTAGCGTTTGGTGCAGATCCTGCCACGATTCTTGGTGCCGTTACACCCGTTCCAGATACTTTATCGGAATACGCGTTTGCCGGCTTATTGCGTGGCAGTAAAACTGAGGTCGTTAAATCAATCAGCAACGACTTAGAAGTTCCTGCAAGTGCAGAAATCGTGATGGAAGGTTATATCGACCCGAATGAATTCGCGGATGAAGGGCCTTACGGAGATCATACTGGTTACTACAACGAGAAAGAAAAGCACCATGTGTTTACTATTACTCATGTAACCATGCGAGAGAACCCTATCTATCACAGTACTTATACTGGCCGTCCACCTGATGAGCCTGCGGTATTGGGTGTTGCGCTAAATGAAGTGTTTGTTCCTATTCTTCAAAAGCAATTCCCGGAGATAGAAGACTTCTACTTGCCACCTGAAGGTTGTTCGTACCGAATGGCGGTAGTGACCATGAAGAAGCAATACCCAGGTCACGCTAAGCGCGTGATGATGGGTGTATGGTCTTTCCTACGCCAATTCATGTACACAAAATTTGTCTTGGTATGCGATGAGGATGTTAACGCACGTGATTGGTCTGAAGTGACCGCTGCCATGTGTGAACATATGGATCCGTCTCGTGATAGCTTGATGATAGAGAACACACCTATCGATTCACTAGATTTTGCATCGCCAGTGGTAGGTTTAGGCTCAAAAATGGGTTTAGACATTACTAAGAAGTGGGATGCGGAGCTAGCACTATCACCTGATGCTAAATCTTTACCTATAGATAGTCAGCATATTGAAGGTTGCCTAGCTGAGCTAACCGAAACCTTCCCTGAAATTATTGATATTCACTTACAGAATGACAATGCTTGCATGGTCGTTGTGTCTATCGATAAACAAGCAGCAGGCAATGGTAAGAAAATCATTGAAGCGGTTTGGTCTAAGTTCGATGAGAACAAGTTTGTCATCGTGTGTGATAGTGACGTTAATGTCAGTGACTGGAATGACATCATCTGGGCGGTGACTACAAGAATGGATCCGGCCAGAGATACGTTCTTCCTGAAAAACCAAACTGGACACTCAAAAATGGGCCTAGATGCGACGAACAAGTTTGAAGGTGAGTGCCTGCGTGAGTGGGGTGTTCCAATCACTAAGAACCCAGACGTCGTTAAAAAAATTGATAGCATCTGGGAACAACTAGGAATCTCATGA
- a CDS encoding heme biosynthesis protein HemY, translating into MIRWIFLFLVLGAGLVVGTQFSGQQGYVLISIANKTIEMSVTTLVIFVIAVLAALFGLEYLFKKLIYASSTTWNWFSVRKLKRSRRYTNEGIIKLLEGDWKGAEKKVTRWANHHDMPLLCYLVASQAAHEQGNTGERDKYIELASQQDNSLLAVELTKAKQQISESNYEAAFDTLSTLKGSYPNNTAVLGLLKATYMQLKLWQPLLELTPKLAKNKLLTAEEQVELEQKAQCGLLHDVAQQQGSEGLISHWNKLSRKQKQSSHLVSCFVKQLIARKADSEAFTVIKENIAKSGSNELYMLLPELNLADHHPVVVMLERAISKDGGNAEAHSALAQFYLKEQKWAEAQSHFEKALALRSNVSDYGYLSDALEKQNLTKAAHEVSRKALALVQPA; encoded by the coding sequence ATGATTCGTTGGATTTTTCTTTTTCTCGTTCTAGGTGCTGGACTCGTTGTTGGTACCCAGTTCTCAGGCCAGCAGGGTTATGTCCTAATCTCAATTGCTAATAAAACGATTGAGATGAGTGTGACAACTCTAGTTATTTTTGTGATTGCAGTTCTAGCGGCTTTGTTCGGCTTAGAATACCTATTTAAAAAGCTTATTTACGCAAGTTCAACCACTTGGAACTGGTTCAGTGTTCGTAAACTGAAACGCTCTCGTCGCTATACCAATGAAGGAATCATCAAACTTCTTGAAGGTGACTGGAAAGGCGCAGAGAAGAAGGTAACTCGTTGGGCTAACCACCACGACATGCCGCTGCTTTGTTATTTAGTCGCTTCTCAAGCGGCACACGAACAAGGTAATACTGGTGAGCGTGACAAATACATCGAGCTCGCTAGCCAGCAAGACAACTCATTACTTGCCGTTGAGTTAACCAAGGCTAAACAACAGATCAGTGAATCGAACTACGAAGCGGCTTTCGATACACTTTCAACATTGAAAGGTTCGTACCCGAATAACACCGCTGTACTTGGCCTGCTAAAAGCTACTTACATGCAACTTAAGCTGTGGCAGCCATTGTTAGAGCTAACTCCTAAATTGGCTAAGAACAAGCTTCTTACAGCTGAAGAGCAAGTTGAGTTAGAACAAAAAGCACAATGTGGCTTGCTTCACGATGTGGCACAACAGCAAGGTAGCGAAGGTTTAATCAGCCATTGGAACAAGCTTTCCAGGAAGCAGAAACAAAGCTCTCACCTTGTTTCCTGTTTTGTGAAGCAACTGATCGCTCGTAAAGCTGATTCAGAAGCCTTCACAGTGATTAAAGAGAACATCGCGAAGAGTGGTTCAAATGAACTCTACATGTTGCTTCCTGAGTTAAATCTTGCCGATCACCACCCTGTAGTAGTAATGCTAGAACGTGCTATCAGTAAAGACGGTGGCAATGCCGAGGCACACAGCGCATTAGCTCAGTTCTACCTAAAAGAACAGAAGTGGGCAGAAGCGCAAAGTCACTTTGAAAAAGCACTAGCACTTCGCTCAAACGTTTCAGACTACGGATACTTGTCTGATGCACTAGAGAAACAGAACTTAACCAAAGCAGCCCATGAAGTTTCTCGTAAGGCACTCGCTCTAGTTCAGCCAGCTTAA
- the hemC gene encoding hydroxymethylbilane synthase, with product MTNSAPIRIATRKSPLALWQAYFVRDALQAAHPGLEVELVTMVTKGDIILDTPLAKVGGKGLFVKELEVAMLEGRADLAVHSMKDVPVDFPEGLGLVTICEREDPRDAFVSNTYNNIDELPQGAVVGTCSLRRQCQLLEYRPDLIIKELRGNVGTRLGKLDDGQYDAIVLAAAGLKRLELEERIRSFIEPEQSLPAVGQGAVGIECRLDDERLIKLLEPLNHKDTADRVLCERAMNLTLEGGCQVPIGSYSLLDGDSIWLRALVGEPDGSKMVRGEISGSRKDAEALGVTLANQLLDDGAREILTKLYADQE from the coding sequence ATGACAAATTCAGCACCAATCCGTATCGCTACCAGAAAAAGCCCTCTTGCCCTTTGGCAGGCATACTTTGTAAGGGATGCACTGCAAGCTGCTCACCCTGGTTTAGAGGTTGAGTTGGTAACTATGGTGACCAAAGGTGACATCATCTTAGACACTCCGCTTGCTAAAGTGGGTGGTAAAGGACTGTTCGTTAAAGAACTCGAAGTGGCGATGCTAGAAGGTCGTGCTGACCTTGCCGTTCACTCAATGAAAGATGTACCTGTCGACTTCCCTGAAGGTTTAGGTCTGGTGACGATTTGTGAACGCGAAGATCCTCGTGATGCTTTCGTATCAAACACTTACAACAACATCGATGAGCTACCACAAGGTGCTGTCGTAGGTACATGTAGCCTACGCCGTCAGTGTCAGTTACTGGAATACCGCCCTGATTTAATCATCAAAGAACTACGCGGCAATGTAGGTACTCGTTTAGGTAAACTCGATGACGGTCAATACGATGCGATCGTGCTGGCTGCTGCTGGTCTTAAGCGTCTAGAATTGGAAGAACGCATCCGCAGCTTTATCGAGCCAGAACAGTCTCTTCCAGCGGTAGGCCAAGGCGCTGTTGGTATTGAATGTCGTCTTGATGATGAGCGTCTGATTAAGCTTCTTGAACCATTGAATCATAAAGATACAGCTGATCGCGTGCTGTGCGAACGTGCTATGAACCTAACTCTGGAAGGTGGCTGCCAGGTTCCTATTGGTAGCTACTCACTATTAGACGGTGACAGCATCTGGTTGCGTGCTCTTGTCGGTGAACCGGACGGTTCTAAAATGGTTCGCGGCGAGATCTCTGGCTCTCGTAAAGATGCTGAAGCGCTTGGCGTTACTCTGGCAAATCAACTGCTGGATGACGGTGCGAGAGAAATCTTAACCAAGCTATACGCAGACCAAGAATAA
- a CDS encoding class I adenylate cyclase: protein MQAYTQTLIQRLDNLNQQRIDRALALMNVQGQRVFNLIPALLHFNHPMMPGYYDQQVPFGIRSFTLNEFQKQFVSDTELTLGGKLTEAAEPAILGLYTMGSTSSIGQSTSSDLDIWVCVSPDMDGAARDSLTNKCLLITDWAETLGVEANFFLMDEQRFRSNHSEEMTGDNCGSSQHLLLLDEFYRSAVRLAGQRLLWQIIPPEMEECYDQYVQGLCQDGYLDCSQWIDFGKLNRIPAEEYFGSNLWQLYKSIDSPYKSVLKAILLEAYSWEYPNTQLLSIDTKRRFFADEPDLYGMDSYYLMLEKVTRYLERINDHTRLDLVRRCFYLKTHEKLSREAGIGSVAWRREALTEMTKSWNWGQETIAELDNRRNWKVEQVKVVHHALLDALMLSYRNLIQFARRNDITSAISPQDISILARKLYAAFEVLPGKVTLLNPQISPDLHEPDLSFIEVRQGQSNKAGWYLYKQPLVAHRILGQPSLEHHEYLSKLVAWSFFNGLITESTRLHSVVRDAHIDIDKFYQMVSDLRNTFSLRKRRPSMQALASPCEISQLAMFINFENDPTSELSGRALKVDLKNADIFSFGEEGKSLVGSVDLVYRNSWHEVRTLHFQGDTAMLDALKTVLGKMHQDALPPESVDVFCYSKNLRGVMRNMVYQLLAECIDLRLKPIEPEKRRRFKAIRLANKMFGLFFERRGVSVQMLENSVDFYRSISTNKLKGSPLLMLDKEQEYQLPDVVDGFASEGLIQFFFEDTDKGFNIYVLDESNQVEVYHQYSGEKDEMIASVNSFYTSVKDESKMSSKLINFNLPQYYQIVHPEEGNSYVVPYRNDATLASRSSKIVNI, encoded by the coding sequence TTGCAGGCTTACACTCAGACTTTGATTCAACGATTAGACAATCTAAATCAGCAGCGCATTGATCGTGCGTTGGCGTTGATGAATGTCCAAGGCCAGCGAGTTTTCAACCTTATCCCCGCACTGCTTCACTTCAATCATCCAATGATGCCTGGTTACTATGACCAACAAGTTCCTTTTGGAATTCGTAGCTTCACGCTTAACGAATTCCAAAAGCAATTTGTGTCTGATACCGAATTAACGCTTGGTGGCAAACTCACTGAGGCTGCTGAACCGGCAATCCTTGGTCTGTACACCATGGGTAGTACTTCCTCTATTGGTCAAAGCACCTCAAGTGATCTTGATATCTGGGTGTGTGTGTCTCCGGATATGGATGGCGCAGCGCGCGATAGCCTGACTAATAAATGTCTGCTTATTACTGATTGGGCGGAAACCTTAGGGGTTGAGGCAAATTTCTTCTTGATGGATGAACAGCGTTTTCGCTCGAACCATTCTGAAGAGATGACCGGTGATAACTGCGGTTCTTCACAGCACTTGTTGTTGCTTGATGAATTCTATCGTTCTGCGGTTCGCTTGGCTGGCCAACGTTTGTTATGGCAAATCATTCCTCCTGAGATGGAAGAGTGTTATGACCAATACGTTCAAGGCTTATGTCAGGATGGTTATCTTGATTGTTCGCAGTGGATAGACTTCGGCAAGCTGAATCGCATTCCTGCTGAAGAATACTTTGGTTCAAACCTATGGCAGCTCTATAAGAGTATCGACTCCCCGTATAAATCGGTGTTGAAGGCGATCCTGTTAGAAGCGTATTCATGGGAATACCCAAACACCCAACTGCTGAGTATCGATACCAAGCGCCGCTTCTTCGCGGATGAACCTGATCTGTATGGCATGGATAGTTATTATCTGATGCTAGAAAAGGTAACTCGCTATCTAGAACGCATTAACGACCATACTCGTTTGGATCTGGTGAGACGCTGTTTCTACCTTAAGACCCACGAGAAGTTGTCGCGTGAAGCGGGTATTGGTTCTGTGGCATGGCGTCGTGAAGCCTTAACCGAGATGACTAAATCTTGGAACTGGGGACAAGAAACCATTGCTGAGCTCGACAACCGCCGTAACTGGAAGGTTGAGCAGGTTAAAGTGGTGCACCATGCGCTGCTTGATGCCTTGATGCTGAGCTACCGTAACCTGATTCAATTTGCGCGTCGTAACGACATCACATCGGCAATCAGCCCACAAGATATCAGTATCTTGGCTCGTAAGCTTTACGCTGCGTTTGAGGTATTGCCGGGCAAAGTGACGCTACTGAACCCGCAAATTTCCCCGGATCTGCATGAACCAGACTTGAGCTTCATCGAAGTTCGTCAGGGTCAGTCCAACAAAGCTGGTTGGTATCTGTATAAACAGCCCTTGGTAGCGCATCGTATTCTTGGTCAGCCTTCACTAGAGCATCATGAGTATTTGAGTAAGTTGGTTGCTTGGTCATTCTTTAATGGCTTAATTACCGAGTCGACACGTTTGCACTCTGTGGTTCGTGATGCTCACATTGATATCGATAAGTTCTATCAAATGGTGAGTGACCTACGTAACACCTTCTCTTTACGTAAACGTCGTCCGAGCATGCAAGCACTGGCGAGCCCATGTGAGATAAGCCAACTGGCGATGTTCATCAACTTTGAAAATGACCCGACGTCTGAATTAAGTGGTCGTGCATTAAAAGTGGATCTTAAGAACGCCGATATCTTCAGCTTTGGTGAAGAAGGTAAGAGCTTAGTCGGCAGTGTCGACTTGGTTTATCGTAACTCTTGGCATGAAGTACGTACGCTTCATTTCCAAGGGGATACTGCGATGCTGGACGCGCTTAAGACGGTACTGGGTAAGATGCACCAAGATGCCTTACCGCCAGAATCGGTCGATGTATTCTGTTACAGCAAAAACCTACGCGGTGTGATGCGTAACATGGTCTATCAACTGCTTGCCGAGTGTATCGATTTACGCTTGAAACCGATTGAACCAGAGAAACGTCGCCGCTTTAAAGCTATTCGTTTAGCCAACAAGATGTTTGGTCTGTTCTTTGAACGTCGTGGTGTGTCGGTACAGATGTTGGAAAACTCTGTCGATTTCTACCGTAGTATCTCAACCAATAAGTTGAAGGGCTCACCGTTACTGATGCTTGATAAAGAGCAAGAGTATCAACTGCCAGATGTGGTTGATGGCTTTGCCAGTGAAGGGTTAATTCAATTTTTCTTCGAAGACACCGACAAAGGTTTCAATATCTATGTATTGGACGAGTCGAATCAGGTCGAGGTGTATCACCAGTACAGCGGCGAAAAAGATGAGATGATCGCGAGCGTGAACTCTTTCTACACGTCGGTAAAAGATGAGTCGAAGATGTCTTCTAAATTGATTAACTTTAATCTCCCTCAGTACTATCAGATCGTTCATCCGGAAGAGGGAAACTCTTATGTTGTGCCTTACCGTAACGATGCGACCTTGGCTTCTCGGAGTTCAAAGATAGTCAACATCTAG
- a CDS encoding 2Fe-2S iron-sulfur cluster-binding protein — translation MSFQVVLYPENISFTVEKGQTVLDAALNSNVNFPNRCQVGACAMCMCKKLEGQVSYHLEPMLTEKEQLQGWIFACQAFAESNLVLTFAD, via the coding sequence ATGAGCTTCCAAGTAGTCTTATACCCAGAAAATATCAGTTTTACCGTAGAAAAAGGGCAAACGGTTTTGGATGCTGCGCTCAACAGCAATGTCAATTTTCCAAACCGCTGCCAAGTTGGTGCATGCGCTATGTGTATGTGCAAAAAATTAGAAGGCCAAGTGAGTTACCACCTTGAACCCATGCTCACAGAGAAAGAGCAGCTACAAGGTTGGATTTTTGCTTGCCAAGCATTTGCAGAAAGTAATTTAGTTCTAACCTTTGCCGATTAA
- a CDS encoding uroporphyrinogen-III synthase has translation MTVLVTRPGSEGQSLCQQLADEGIQAIHHPLIRIVDNPDSVDLSSQLNNSDIIIAVSHHAVTAAQSLLSKTSSIWPTSPLYLGVGQKTAHVLSKVCKQKVNYPQVSDSEHLLKLTELNGVDNKSILILRGNGGRELIRDSLLNRGAQVSYCETYRREYIPISDHNTYQTWINKNTSKVVITSQEQLEYLCSIIPDEYLAWLSTRQLFVPSQRIAERAQQLGFSNVTNTQSATNQILLAALRP, from the coding sequence ATGACCGTGTTGGTGACTCGTCCCGGTTCAGAGGGACAATCGCTTTGCCAACAACTAGCGGATGAAGGGATTCAAGCAATCCATCATCCGCTTATTCGTATCGTTGATAATCCAGACTCAGTGGATTTAAGCTCCCAGCTTAATAACAGCGATATTATTATTGCAGTCAGTCACCATGCTGTGACCGCTGCCCAAAGTCTCCTTTCAAAAACCTCATCTATTTGGCCTACTTCGCCGCTTTATCTTGGCGTTGGTCAAAAAACTGCGCACGTTTTAAGCAAAGTCTGTAAACAAAAAGTAAACTATCCTCAAGTCAGTGATAGTGAACATCTTCTTAAACTTACTGAACTTAATGGCGTAGATAATAAATCCATTTTGATACTGCGTGGCAATGGTGGGCGTGAGCTCATTCGAGATTCTTTACTCAATCGAGGTGCACAAGTCTCTTATTGTGAGACCTATCGTAGAGAATATATTCCCATTAGCGACCACAATACCTATCAAACATGGATAAACAAAAACACGTCCAAAGTTGTCATCACTAGTCAGGAGCAATTGGAGTATCTCTGCTCAATTATCCCTGATGAGTATTTGGCTTGGCTTTCAACAAGACAACTATTTGTCCCAAGCCAACGCATAGCAGAGCGAGCACAACAGCTCGGTTTCTCAAACGTGACCAATACTCAAAGTGCTACGAACCAAATATTACTGGCTGCTCTCCGGCCTTAG